One segment of Actinomycetes bacterium DNA contains the following:
- the mnmA gene encoding tRNA 2-thiouridine(34) synthase MnmA — protein sequence MSAPQVLVAMSGGVDSSVAAALLVEQGCDVTGVHLKLARVPAHAQVAGRGCCTLADADDARRVADALGIPFYVWDFVDQFQEAVVDDFAAEYARGRTPNPCARCNERVKVVGLLDRARALGFDALATGHYARVAGARLYRGADAAKDQSYVLYMLGPGELDHLRLPLGDLTKPEVRRTAARLGLRTAAKPESYDVCFIPDGDTAGWLERRLGRRPGQVVDAQGDVLGGHQGAYRYTVGQRRGLGLAAPTPRYVLRIEPAADRVVVGERAELAIRAVELERATSTDGLGLRPGPARVRLRAHGNEVGCLVDPAGPGRVRLRLDEPVDAVAPGQAGVLYDGDLVLGGGTVAATTA from the coding sequence GTGAGCGCGCCTCAGGTGCTGGTCGCGATGAGCGGCGGGGTCGACTCCTCGGTGGCGGCGGCGCTCCTGGTCGAGCAGGGGTGCGACGTGACCGGCGTCCACCTCAAGCTCGCCCGCGTCCCAGCCCACGCGCAGGTGGCGGGCAGGGGCTGCTGCACCCTGGCCGACGCCGACGACGCCCGCCGGGTCGCCGACGCCCTCGGCATCCCCTTCTACGTCTGGGACTTCGTCGACCAGTTCCAGGAGGCGGTGGTGGACGACTTCGCCGCCGAGTACGCGCGCGGCCGCACCCCCAACCCGTGCGCCCGCTGCAACGAGCGGGTCAAGGTGGTCGGGCTGCTCGACCGGGCCCGCGCCCTCGGCTTCGACGCGCTCGCCACCGGCCACTACGCCCGGGTGGCCGGCGCCCGCCTGTACCGGGGCGCCGACGCGGCCAAGGACCAGTCCTACGTGCTCTACATGCTCGGGCCGGGAGAGCTCGACCACCTCCGCCTGCCCCTCGGCGACCTGACCAAGCCCGAGGTGCGCCGGACCGCCGCCCGGCTCGGGCTGCGCACCGCGGCCAAGCCGGAGTCCTACGACGTCTGCTTCATCCCCGACGGCGACACCGCCGGCTGGCTGGAGCGCCGCCTGGGCCGCCGTCCCGGCCAGGTGGTGGACGCCCAGGGCGACGTGCTCGGCGGCCACCAGGGCGCCTACCGCTACACCGTGGGCCAGCGCCGCGGCCTCGGCCTGGCCGCGCCCACGCCCCGCTACGTCCTGCGCATCGAGCCGGCCGCCGACCGCGTGGTGGTCGGCGAGCGGGCCGAGCTGGCCATCCGCGCCGTGGAGCTGGAGCGGGCGACCTCGACCGACGGGCTGGGCCTGCGGCCGGGGCCGGCCCGGGTGCGGCTGCGGGCCCACGGCAACGAGGTCGGCTGCCTGGTCGACCCGGCCGGCCCCGGCCGGGTCCGCCTCCGCCTCGACGAGCCCGTCGACGCGGTCGCGCCCGGCCAGGCCGGGGTCCTCTACGACGGCGACCTGGTGCTGGGCGGCGGCACGGTGGCCGCCACCACCGCCTGA
- a CDS encoding cysteine desulfurase family protein gives MPYLDYAASAPLRAEALAAMRPFLERPAANPSSQHGPGRAARAAVETAREQVAALVGAAPSDVVFTSGGTEADNLAVKGTVLASEPDARHLVASAVEHHAVLDAAAWAVADAGADLTLAPVDPAGRVDLDALADAVRPGHTALVALMAANNEVGTVQPVAEAAGLAHAAGAVLLCDAVQAAGTPGVDVARDGVDLLVLAAHKLGGPTGVGALVVGTGVALRPLVHGGGQERGLRSGTLPVAALAGFGAAAAVALAEREAQAAALARLRDRLLAGLRTLEPALVVNGDPARGLPGLASVRFPGRRSEDLLLLLDRAGIACSAGSACASGAVAASHVLLAMGRTPAEARETVRFSLGHGSTAADVDTAVAAVGHALATLAPATTGATP, from the coding sequence GTGCCCTATCTCGACTACGCGGCCAGCGCCCCGCTCCGAGCCGAGGCGCTGGCTGCCATGCGCCCGTTCCTCGAACGGCCGGCAGCCAACCCGTCGAGCCAGCATGGCCCCGGCCGTGCGGCCCGGGCCGCGGTCGAGACCGCCCGCGAGCAGGTCGCCGCCCTGGTCGGGGCCGCGCCCAGCGACGTCGTGTTCACCTCGGGTGGCACCGAGGCCGACAACCTGGCGGTCAAGGGCACGGTGCTCGCCAGCGAGCCCGATGCCCGCCACCTGGTCGCCTCCGCGGTCGAGCACCACGCCGTGCTCGACGCGGCCGCCTGGGCGGTGGCCGACGCCGGCGCCGACCTGACCCTGGCCCCGGTCGACCCGGCCGGCCGGGTCGACCTCGACGCGCTCGCCGACGCCGTCCGGCCCGGCCACACGGCGCTGGTCGCCCTCATGGCCGCCAACAACGAGGTCGGCACCGTCCAGCCCGTGGCCGAGGCGGCCGGGCTGGCCCACGCGGCCGGGGCGGTCCTGCTCTGCGACGCCGTCCAGGCCGCTGGCACGCCCGGGGTCGACGTGGCCCGGGACGGCGTCGACCTGCTCGTCCTGGCAGCGCACAAGCTGGGCGGCCCGACCGGGGTGGGCGCGCTCGTGGTGGGGACCGGCGTCGCACTGCGGCCCCTGGTCCACGGCGGTGGCCAGGAGCGGGGCCTGCGCTCGGGCACGCTGCCGGTGGCCGCGCTGGCCGGGTTCGGCGCGGCTGCGGCGGTCGCCCTCGCCGAGCGGGAGGCACAGGCTGCCGCGCTCGCCCGGCTCCGGGACCGGCTGCTGGCCGGCCTGCGCACGCTCGAGCCCGCGCTCGTCGTCAACGGCGACCCGGCCCGGGGCCTGCCCGGCCTCGCCTCGGTCCGCTTCCCCGGCCGCCGCTCCGAGGACCTGCTGCTGCTGCTCGACCGGGCCGGGATCGCCTGCTCGGCCGGGTCGGCCTGCGCCAGCGGGGCGGTGGCCGCGTCGCACGTGCTGCTCGCCATGGGCCGGACCCCGGCCGAGGCCCGCGAGACGGTCCGGTTCAGCCTCGGCCACGGCTCGACAGCGGCCGACGTGGACACCGCCGTGGCCGCCGTGGGCCATGCCCTGGCCACCCTCGCCCCAGCCACCACCGGAGCCACGCCGTGA